A window from Listeria seeligeri serovar 1/2b str. SLCC3954 encodes these proteins:
- a CDS encoding ABC transporter permease yields the protein MNRRTRTVYLVPYVLWILLFVVAPILLIVYYSFFDVDGNLTVDNYIHFFTPVYLKMTASSFWYAFLITVFTLLISYPTAYLLTKLKHKQLWLLLIILPTWINLLLKAYAFIGIFGTYGAANQFLELMGIGSKQILFTDFSFLFVSTYIFIPFMILPIFNAIEEINPTLIQASRDLGASSLTTFRRVIFPLTADGVKSGCQAVFIPALSLFMITRLIAGNRVITLGTAIEEHFLVTQDWGMGSTIGVFLIIAMILIMFLTGSKKKRGVRK from the coding sequence ATGAATAGACGCACTCGGACGGTTTACCTTGTTCCTTATGTACTTTGGATTTTGCTTTTTGTTGTCGCACCGATTTTATTGATTGTTTATTATTCGTTCTTTGATGTCGATGGTAATTTGACGGTTGATAATTATATTCATTTCTTCACACCAGTTTATTTGAAAATGACAGCTAGTTCGTTTTGGTATGCTTTTTTGATTACAGTATTTACTTTACTTATTTCTTACCCAACGGCATATTTACTAACTAAACTGAAACACAAGCAGCTGTGGTTACTCTTAATTATTTTACCGACTTGGATTAATTTGCTTCTTAAAGCATATGCGTTTATTGGGATTTTTGGGACATACGGGGCAGCAAATCAGTTTTTAGAATTGATGGGAATTGGCTCGAAGCAGATTTTATTTACGGATTTTAGTTTCTTATTTGTATCCACTTATATCTTCATCCCATTTATGATTTTGCCGATTTTTAATGCAATTGAGGAAATTAATCCAACTTTGATACAGGCGTCGCGCGATTTAGGCGCATCTAGCTTGACTACGTTTAGACGGGTGATTTTTCCACTGACGGCAGACGGGGTGAAATCTGGTTGTCAGGCCGTATTTATTCCAGCGCTATCGTTATTTATGATTACGCGATTAATTGCTGGAAACCGGGTGATTACGCTTGGAACGGCAATTGAAGAGCATTTCCTTGTCACGCAAGACTGGGGAATGGGTTCAACGATTGGGGTATTTTTAATTATCGCGATGATTTTAATTATGTTCTTAACAGGTTCCAAAAAGAAACGAGGTGTGCGTAAATGA
- a CDS encoding ABC transporter ATP-binding protein, with protein MAETIIRFENVTKQFDNDPPVLDNVSFEIEKGKFYTLLGPSGCGKTTILRLIAGFLEASEGQIYLGEKVINQIPANKRPVNTVFQDYALFPHLNVYENVAFGLRIKKLKKEAIEEKVKEALRFVNLKGYEKREISEMSGGQKQRVAIARAIVNEPEVILLDEPLSALDLKLRTEMQYELRDLQKRLGITFIFVTHDQEEALAMSDEIFVLNKGEIQQSGTPIDIYDEPINKFVADFIGESNIVTGKMIQDFEVEFVERRFECVDQGFRPNETVEVVIRPEDLEITSAEKGKLQVTVDWMLFRGVHYEVGCIDTDGNEWLVHTTRKVRVDDKIGLAFDPEAIHVMRLGETEEEFDKRLDSYDEVQ; from the coding sequence TTGGCAGAAACAATCATTCGTTTTGAAAACGTTACGAAACAATTTGACAACGATCCACCAGTGCTGGACAATGTCAGTTTTGAAATAGAAAAAGGGAAGTTTTATACATTACTCGGGCCTTCTGGTTGTGGGAAAACAACTATTTTACGCTTAATTGCTGGATTTTTAGAAGCATCAGAAGGACAAATTTATCTTGGTGAAAAGGTCATTAATCAAATTCCGGCTAATAAACGTCCAGTTAATACAGTTTTCCAAGATTATGCGTTATTTCCGCATTTAAATGTATACGAAAATGTCGCTTTTGGACTCAGAATTAAGAAATTAAAAAAAGAAGCCATCGAGGAAAAAGTGAAAGAAGCGCTTCGTTTTGTCAATTTAAAAGGGTATGAAAAAAGAGAAATTAGCGAAATGTCTGGTGGGCAAAAGCAACGTGTGGCCATCGCGCGTGCTATTGTTAATGAGCCAGAAGTTATCTTGTTAGATGAGCCACTTTCGGCGCTGGATTTGAAACTTCGGACGGAAATGCAATATGAGCTTCGTGATTTGCAAAAACGACTGGGAATTACGTTTATTTTTGTTACACATGATCAAGAAGAAGCACTTGCAATGAGTGACGAGATTTTTGTGTTAAACAAAGGAGAAATTCAGCAAAGCGGGACACCCATTGATATTTATGATGAGCCGATTAATAAATTTGTGGCTGATTTTATTGGAGAATCGAATATTGTTACTGGCAAAATGATTCAGGACTTTGAAGTGGAATTTGTGGAAAGACGCTTTGAATGTGTCGACCAAGGTTTCCGGCCAAATGAAACGGTAGAAGTAGTCATTCGCCCAGAAGATTTAGAAATAACTTCCGCTGAGAAAGGGAAGCTCCAAGTGACGGTGGACTGGATGTTGTTCCGCGGTGTGCATTATGAAGTAGGATGTATTGATACGGACGGAAATGAGTGGCTTGTTCATACAACGAGAAAAGTTCGTGTCGATGATAAAATTGGCTTAGCGTTTGATCCGGAGGCAATTCATGTTATGCGTCTTGGGGAAACGGAGGAAGAATTCGATAAGCGGCTTGATAGCTATGATGAGGTGCAGTAA
- a CDS encoding HD domain-containing protein: MYEKARKMMIEAHKGQVRKITGEPYFSHPLNVARILRRACFSEDVVIAGLLHDAVEDTSMTDQDIRQIFGDVVADLVASHTENKTLSWEERKAHTIEQVRTGTLEEKALIVADKLDNLSSVKYALSSEGKSVWSYFNRGYDQQRWYNEGIKNNMEYGLNPAEIPAFFEEYSRLVKWIFKR, translated from the coding sequence ATGTATGAAAAAGCGCGCAAGATGATGATTGAAGCACATAAGGGGCAAGTCCGTAAAATTACCGGCGAGCCTTATTTTTCTCATCCTTTAAATGTGGCACGGATTTTGCGTCGCGCTTGTTTTTCCGAAGATGTGGTTATCGCAGGTTTGCTTCATGATGCTGTTGAGGATACTTCGATGACTGACCAAGATATTCGGCAAATCTTTGGTGATGTCGTTGCTGATTTGGTTGCCTCTCATACAGAAAATAAAACTTTATCATGGGAAGAACGCAAAGCTCACACAATTGAACAAGTTCGTACAGGTACTTTGGAAGAAAAAGCGCTTATTGTTGCGGATAAACTTGATAATTTAAGCTCTGTTAAATATGCTTTAAGTTCTGAAGGGAAGTCAGTTTGGAGCTATTTCAACCGTGGTTATGATCAGCAGAGATGGTACAATGAAGGCATCAAAAATAATATGGAATATGGGTTAAATCCTGCTGAAATTCCTGCTTTTTTTGAAGAATATTCGCGTTTAGTTAAGTGGATTTTTAAGAGGTAA
- a CDS encoding helix-turn-helix domain-containing protein, which yields MEIGKRIKNLRLSKNLTQEELGERTDLTKGYISQLERDLSSPSIETLFAILEVLGSTPKDFFDEEEHNQKVIYGELEHTFFEDEEKGYRIKWLVPESNEKEMEPVLLEIEAKSCFKSFEPSLSETFGYCLKGEVTVMLGRNEYVAKTGEAIYFHAADEHQIINQSSEKAILILVATDSYL from the coding sequence ATGGAAATTGGCAAACGCATAAAAAATCTTAGGCTTAGTAAGAATTTAACGCAAGAAGAACTAGGGGAGCGGACGGATTTGACAAAAGGTTATATTTCGCAATTAGAGCGAGATTTAAGTTCGCCGTCGATTGAAACCTTGTTTGCTATTTTGGAAGTGCTTGGCTCGACTCCAAAAGACTTTTTTGATGAAGAAGAACATAATCAAAAAGTCATTTACGGCGAGTTAGAGCATACTTTCTTTGAAGATGAAGAGAAAGGTTACAGAATTAAGTGGCTCGTTCCAGAATCAAATGAAAAAGAAATGGAACCGGTGCTACTTGAAATAGAAGCAAAAAGTTGTTTCAAAAGCTTTGAGCCATCACTTTCTGAGACTTTTGGCTATTGTTTGAAAGGTGAAGTTACTGTAATGCTTGGCCGTAATGAATATGTGGCAAAAACGGGAGAAGCAATTTATTTCCATGCTGCAGACGAACATCAAATAATCAACCAATCAAGCGAAAAAGCAATACTCATCTTAGTTGCAACAGATTCATATTTATAA
- a CDS encoding ABC transporter permease encodes MFLALRELKHAKLRYFLIVLIMVLIAWLVLFVTGLASGLANDNGAAISSNKATYYVLQKDSDNRLTRSNLTAAETEDVAKQVEKSKSTNLGVQMGTITKPKQDKKTDITYFGIDKASFLQPDISEGAKPQTNKEVIADISLKESGYKLGSKVEDSATGEQFTITAFTKNNTFSHSPVIFVGWDAWKLIHQTNQAAQGEYNAVALDVSQNKAESLSLGSLELSSSKEVLQGIPGYSEEQGSLLMMIAFLFVIAAFVLAAFFYVITIQKINQFGILKAVGARTAYLGRSIISQVVFLSVVSLLIGNGLTFGLAAILPASMPFTLSPLLAIGCSVLFLVVAVAGSMLSLYRVAKVDALEAIGRAN; translated from the coding sequence ATGTTTTTGGCATTAAGGGAATTAAAACACGCGAAATTACGCTATTTTTTAATCGTGTTAATTATGGTATTAATTGCTTGGCTTGTTTTGTTTGTAACGGGTTTAGCGAGCGGACTAGCAAATGATAATGGAGCAGCGATTTCATCTAACAAAGCGACATATTATGTGCTTCAGAAAGACTCGGATAATCGCTTAACAAGGTCCAATTTAACTGCAGCTGAAACAGAAGATGTAGCAAAACAAGTAGAGAAATCGAAAAGTACTAATTTAGGCGTACAAATGGGAACAATTACGAAACCAAAACAAGATAAAAAAACAGATATTACTTATTTTGGAATAGATAAGGCTAGCTTCTTGCAACCGGATATTTCAGAAGGTGCGAAGCCGCAAACCAATAAAGAAGTGATAGCGGATATTTCTTTAAAAGAATCAGGGTACAAACTCGGTAGTAAGGTAGAAGATAGTGCGACCGGAGAACAATTCACCATAACGGCTTTTACAAAAAATAATACTTTCAGCCATTCCCCGGTTATTTTTGTAGGGTGGGATGCTTGGAAACTTATTCACCAAACAAACCAAGCGGCACAGGGCGAATACAATGCCGTAGCACTCGATGTTTCGCAAAATAAAGCAGAAAGTCTGTCATTAGGTTCACTGGAATTATCATCTAGTAAAGAAGTTCTCCAAGGTATTCCTGGCTATTCAGAAGAACAAGGCTCGCTATTAATGATGATTGCCTTTTTATTCGTCATTGCCGCATTTGTTCTCGCTGCTTTCTTTTACGTCATTACAATTCAAAAAATCAACCAATTCGGTATTTTAAAAGCGGTTGGGGCAAGAACGGCGTATTTAGGACGAAGCATTATCAGTCAAGTTGTCTTTCTATCTGTTGTCAGCTTATTAATTGGCAATGGTTTAACATTTGGACTCGCAGCAATTTTACCAGCAAGTATGCCATTTACGCTTAGTCCGCTGCTTGCAATTGGCTGCTCTGTTTTATTCCTTGTTGTCGCAGTAGCAGGATCGATGTTATCACTCTATCGTGTCGCTAAAGTAGATGCGCTAGAAGCAATCGGGAGGGCAAACTAA
- a CDS encoding carbonic anhydrase, which yields MTVEKVKWGYDEKTGPDMWGHICSDFEIANTGKAQSPVNIEQSDVEKIKPSTMRIYYKETDYTIKRIEQSVHVFPHDKEQGLRFNGEYYPLVSFHAHIPAEHLLDGYIYPIEWHFVHEKADGTTLVMSAWMEIDNTTNVELKDLPKHFPEVFVDFETEREITLDANEFLPEERVFYTYQGSRTTPPTVEGVTWIVLKNAKSLKQEDFTELDKAIGNTSRPIQDLNGREITFYN from the coding sequence ATGACAGTGGAGAAAGTGAAATGGGGCTACGATGAAAAAACCGGTCCAGATATGTGGGGGCATATTTGTTCAGACTTCGAAATAGCGAATACTGGTAAAGCTCAATCACCAGTGAATATTGAGCAGTCCGATGTAGAAAAGATTAAACCATCAACAATGAGAATTTACTATAAAGAAACTGACTATACGATTAAGCGAATTGAACAATCCGTACATGTATTTCCACATGATAAAGAGCAAGGGTTACGCTTTAATGGCGAGTATTACCCACTTGTATCATTTCATGCGCACATTCCAGCAGAGCATTTACTTGATGGCTATATTTATCCGATTGAATGGCATTTTGTTCATGAAAAAGCAGATGGCACAACGCTTGTAATGAGTGCGTGGATGGAAATCGACAATACGACCAATGTGGAATTAAAAGATTTACCGAAGCATTTCCCAGAAGTTTTTGTGGATTTTGAAACAGAACGTGAAATTACGTTAGATGCAAATGAATTCTTGCCAGAGGAGCGTGTTTTTTATACATACCAAGGTTCACGGACAACACCGCCAACAGTTGAAGGTGTTACGTGGATTGTGTTGAAAAATGCGAAATCACTGAAACAAGAAGATTTTACTGAATTAGATAAAGCTATTGGAAATACAAGTCGACCAATTCAAGATTTAAATGGTCGCGAAATTACCTTTTATAATTAA
- a CDS encoding ROK family protein → MVYGAIEAGGTKFVVAIGKESGEIIKRESYPTTEPAETMKAVIQFFKQYQDELKAIGIGSFGPIDIRKSSPTYGYITQTPKLAWRNYDIVGAMKKEFNVPIGFTTDVNAAALGEVSLGAAAGLSSCIYLTIGTGIGGGAVVSGKILEGFSHPEMGHIMVRRHKLDRFTGSCPSHSDCLEGLAAGGAIEKRWGKKGVELADDEEVWNLEAHYIAQALMNYTLILSPERIVLGGGVMKQRQLFPLIRQKLKALVNNYVQLPDLEEYIVPPKLEDNAGITGCVLLAVDALKSK, encoded by the coding sequence ATGGTTTATGGAGCAATTGAAGCAGGCGGAACAAAATTTGTTGTCGCAATTGGAAAAGAATCTGGGGAAATCATTAAACGCGAAAGCTACCCAACAACAGAACCAGCAGAAACAATGAAAGCCGTTATTCAATTTTTTAAACAGTATCAAGATGAATTAAAAGCGATTGGAATTGGTTCGTTTGGTCCGATTGATATTAGAAAATCTAGTCCTACATACGGCTATATTACACAAACACCAAAACTTGCGTGGCGCAATTACGATATTGTTGGTGCAATGAAGAAAGAATTTAATGTGCCAATTGGCTTTACAACAGATGTAAATGCCGCAGCTCTTGGCGAAGTTAGTTTAGGTGCTGCAGCAGGTTTGTCGAGCTGTATTTATTTAACTATTGGAACTGGGATTGGCGGAGGCGCTGTTGTTTCTGGTAAAATTTTAGAAGGATTTTCTCATCCGGAAATGGGGCATATTATGGTGCGCCGTCATAAACTAGATCGTTTTACAGGAAGCTGCCCAAGTCATAGTGATTGCTTAGAAGGCTTAGCTGCTGGTGGAGCGATTGAAAAACGTTGGGGTAAAAAAGGTGTGGAACTTGCGGATGATGAAGAAGTTTGGAATTTAGAAGCGCATTATATTGCTCAAGCTTTAATGAATTACACACTGATTTTATCACCAGAAAGAATCGTTTTAGGCGGAGGAGTTATGAAGCAACGTCAACTTTTTCCGTTAATTCGTCAAAAATTAAAAGCATTAGTCAATAATTATGTGCAGTTACCTGATTTAGAAGAATACATTGTTCCACCAAAACTAGAAGATAATGCTGGAATTACCGGCTGTGTCTTACTTGCTGTGGATGCTTTGAAATCAAAATAA
- a CDS encoding ABC transporter substrate-binding protein translates to MKQLLKIFVPVVVVALLMMLLATSMNRSEGYAGSNTLTIYNWGDYIDPSLITKFEKETGIKVIYQTFDSNEAMMTKIEQGGTTFDIAVPSDYAISKMKEEDLLIPLDHSKLPNEKYLDPRFMDLSFDDNNKYSMPYFWGTLGIIYNKVMFPDKNFDTWDALFDPDLKNQILLIDGAREVMGLGLNSLGYSLNDTNKAHLMEARDKLETMTPNVKAIVGDEIKLLMADNEAGVAVTFSGEAAEMLSENEDLEYVIPKDGSNLWFDNMVIPKTAKNVDGAHKFINFMLKPENAAINAEYVGYATPNEKAVKLLPKEISSDERFYPNMDELTNLEVYDNLGKRMLSYYNELFLEFKMYRK, encoded by the coding sequence ATGAAGCAATTGCTGAAAATTTTTGTGCCTGTTGTTGTCGTTGCACTCCTAATGATGCTACTTGCAACATCAATGAACCGTTCAGAGGGCTATGCTGGGAGTAATACGCTGACGATTTACAACTGGGGCGATTACATTGATCCGTCTTTAATTACGAAATTCGAAAAAGAAACGGGCATTAAAGTTATTTACCAGACGTTTGATTCTAATGAAGCGATGATGACTAAAATTGAACAAGGTGGTACAACATTTGATATCGCGGTACCAAGTGATTATGCGATTAGTAAAATGAAAGAAGAAGATTTACTGATTCCGCTTGATCATTCCAAACTACCAAATGAAAAATATTTAGATCCACGTTTTATGGATTTATCGTTTGATGATAATAATAAATATTCGATGCCGTATTTCTGGGGTACACTCGGAATTATTTATAATAAAGTAATGTTTCCAGATAAGAACTTTGATACTTGGGATGCGTTATTTGACCCTGATTTGAAAAACCAAATTCTCTTGATTGACGGTGCGCGCGAGGTGATGGGGCTTGGCTTGAACAGCCTCGGTTATTCACTCAATGATACAAACAAAGCGCATTTAATGGAAGCACGTGACAAACTTGAAACGATGACACCAAACGTGAAAGCAATTGTTGGCGACGAAATCAAGTTACTCATGGCTGATAATGAAGCAGGCGTTGCGGTAACATTTTCTGGAGAAGCGGCAGAAATGCTGAGTGAAAATGAAGATTTAGAATATGTTATTCCAAAAGATGGTTCCAACTTGTGGTTTGATAATATGGTAATTCCAAAAACAGCGAAAAATGTTGACGGAGCGCACAAATTTATCAACTTCATGTTAAAACCAGAAAATGCCGCAATTAATGCTGAATATGTCGGCTATGCAACCCCAAATGAAAAAGCCGTAAAACTTTTGCCAAAAGAAATTTCTAGCGACGAACGTTTTTATCCGAATATGGATGAACTGACGAATTTAGAAGTATATGATAACTTAGGTAAGCGAATGTTGTCTTATTATAATGAACTTTTTTTAGAGTTTAAGATGTACCGTAAATAA
- a CDS encoding ABC transporter ATP-binding protein, with protein sequence MTLIMKNISKSYQDGEQQIEVLKNVSLEVAQGEFVAILGPSGAGKSTFLSIAGALLSPTTGEILIGGKGLSNLSNKELTKVRLDKVGFIFQGANLIPYLNVRDQLLLIAELAGQKGSKAKEKAATLLKELGLEARQNNYPESLSGGEKQRVAIARSLMNDPDIILADEPTASLDADRGHKVVQMIADEVKKKNKAAIMVTHDERVLDLVDRVIRIEDGYLKE encoded by the coding sequence ATGACATTAATCATGAAAAATATTTCTAAAAGTTATCAAGACGGCGAACAACAGATTGAGGTTTTAAAAAATGTTTCTCTAGAAGTAGCTCAAGGTGAATTCGTGGCAATTCTTGGTCCATCTGGAGCTGGGAAAAGTACTTTCTTATCTATCGCGGGAGCTTTACTTTCACCTACAACCGGAGAAATATTGATAGGTGGAAAAGGATTGAGCAACCTATCAAATAAAGAATTAACAAAAGTACGGCTAGATAAAGTCGGGTTTATTTTTCAAGGGGCGAACCTGATTCCTTATTTGAATGTTCGTGACCAACTTTTACTAATCGCTGAACTAGCTGGGCAGAAAGGTTCTAAAGCAAAAGAGAAGGCGGCTACATTACTCAAAGAACTAGGTCTCGAAGCGCGCCAAAACAATTATCCAGAAAGCTTATCTGGTGGTGAAAAACAACGCGTGGCAATTGCTAGATCACTAATGAATGATCCAGATATTATTTTGGCGGATGAACCTACCGCAAGCCTAGATGCAGATCGCGGCCATAAAGTAGTGCAAATGATTGCAGATGAAGTGAAAAAGAAGAATAAAGCAGCGATTATGGTTACTCATGATGAACGAGTATTAGACTTGGTTGATCGGGTAATTAGGATAGAAGATGGTTATTTAAAAGAATAG
- a CDS encoding response regulator transcription factor gives MKQILVVDDDKHIRQLVGHYLRREGFAVLEAMDGEAAEQIVTSQQVHLAVIDLMMPKMDGFELCQKIRTSYPEIPVIMLTAKDALIDKSRGFEVGTDDYVTKPFEPEELVFRIRALLRRSTQASEVKIKIGQLTIDQKSYGIKIGNRELMIPVKEFELLYQLASYPGRIFTREELIERIWKRDYDGSDRTIDVHIKRLRDHFDEEKAGIRITTVRGVGYKLEEIR, from the coding sequence ATGAAACAAATTCTAGTAGTTGATGATGACAAGCATATTCGCCAACTCGTTGGTCATTATCTCCGGCGTGAGGGGTTTGCTGTACTCGAGGCAATGGACGGGGAAGCGGCAGAGCAGATTGTCACTAGTCAGCAAGTTCATTTAGCGGTGATTGATTTAATGATGCCAAAAATGGACGGTTTTGAGCTGTGCCAAAAAATACGTACTAGTTACCCAGAAATCCCCGTTATTATGTTGACAGCAAAAGATGCACTTATAGATAAATCGCGTGGTTTTGAAGTAGGTACAGATGATTATGTGACAAAACCGTTTGAGCCAGAAGAACTTGTTTTTCGAATTCGTGCGCTATTACGTCGTTCGACTCAAGCAAGCGAAGTGAAAATCAAAATTGGTCAGCTGACAATTGACCAAAAGAGTTACGGAATAAAAATTGGCAATCGTGAACTGATGATTCCCGTCAAAGAATTTGAGCTACTTTATCAATTGGCCAGCTATCCTGGTCGCATTTTTACACGGGAAGAGTTGATTGAGCGCATTTGGAAACGGGATTATGATGGTAGCGACCGGACGATTGATGTTCATATTAAGCGGTTGCGTGACCATTTTGATGAAGAAAAAGCGGGTATCCGAATTACTACCGTGCGCGGGGTCGGTTATAAGTTGGAGGAGATCAGATGA
- a CDS encoding ABC transporter permease, with protein MKKSKWGTIYLVLVFVILYAPIFYLIFYSFNKGGTMHNFSGFTLGYYKEVFQDTRLLIIVLNTFVIALLSSVIATVIGVCGALAIKFMPKPFAKNSLLSLNNVLIVSPDVIIGASFLIFFTILGVKLGFISVLVSHIAFSIPIVVLMILPKLQEMSPTLMDAARDLGASQWQVLSKVILPYIMPGVLAGFFMALTYSLDDFAVTFFVTGNGFSTLAVEIYSRARQGISLSINALSTLIFLFTIVLVIGYYFISKRNTTKTIRTGATKE; from the coding sequence ATGAAGAAAAGTAAGTGGGGTACGATTTATTTAGTACTAGTTTTTGTGATTTTATACGCACCGATTTTCTATTTGATTTTTTATTCTTTTAATAAAGGTGGAACGATGCATAATTTTAGTGGATTCACGCTAGGTTACTACAAAGAAGTTTTTCAAGATACGCGCTTACTAATTATTGTTTTAAATACATTTGTTATTGCGCTACTTTCTTCGGTGATTGCGACCGTGATTGGAGTATGCGGGGCGCTAGCGATAAAATTTATGCCAAAACCGTTTGCGAAAAATTCGTTACTTAGTTTGAATAATGTATTGATTGTTAGTCCGGATGTTATCATTGGTGCGAGTTTCTTGATATTCTTTACGATTTTGGGTGTGAAACTTGGCTTTATTTCTGTGCTGGTTTCTCATATCGCATTTAGTATTCCGATTGTAGTATTAATGATTTTACCGAAGCTACAAGAAATGAGTCCGACATTGATGGATGCGGCGCGGGACTTAGGAGCGAGTCAATGGCAAGTGCTTTCTAAGGTGATTCTTCCTTATATTATGCCCGGTGTTTTAGCTGGTTTCTTTATGGCGCTAACTTATTCACTAGACGATTTTGCGGTCACTTTTTTCGTAACAGGGAACGGTTTCTCCACATTAGCGGTAGAAATTTATTCTCGGGCTAGACAAGGGATTTCGCTTTCTATCAATGCTTTATCTACGCTTATTTTCTTATTCACGATTGTTCTCGTAATCGGCTATTATTTCATTAGTAAACGAAACACGACTAAAACGATTCGAACGGGGGCGACGAAAGAATGA
- a CDS encoding sensor histidine kinase encodes MKSLYSRIVITMLVVILASSLLGFFLANIYYQLKLKPFNDEKTTKIAQEVQQFYQSNASLSLDEYLQSVGELGYELYLTDGGADSSYYGGEFRKKALPEKTVDRVLRGETYHGIDEFNTGIFITGFFDNDIQNTIGVPVKVDGETEALFIRQDPEQQFGELRIFFAMILVFTSIISILLVLISGRYIVNPIVKLTNATKQIRKGNYDVALEVKRKDEIGQLADSFAKMTGELEKSEAARQEFVANVSHELQSPLTSMQGFATLLASDTLTEKERAEYLAVLSEETTRLSSLTKQLLTLASLDQEAELRKKDQVQLEVQWRQLLQTTEWSWRAKEITINLELDKVNCTGDAELLYQVWSNLLTNAIKFTPTSGTINIRLYQDASHAFVEVEDSGIGISEADIDKIFQRFYKANHSRTREEGSSGLGLSICKKIIHLHHGEIFVESKSEKGTKFTIKLPKN; translated from the coding sequence ATGAAATCGCTCTATAGTCGAATTGTGATCACGATGCTAGTTGTCATTCTAGCCAGTAGTTTGCTTGGATTTTTCTTAGCAAATATTTATTATCAGTTAAAATTAAAACCTTTCAATGACGAAAAAACAACCAAAATAGCGCAGGAAGTTCAACAGTTTTATCAGTCAAACGCCTCGCTGTCACTAGATGAATATTTACAAAGCGTTGGAGAATTAGGATATGAATTGTATCTTACTGATGGGGGCGCGGATTCTAGTTATTACGGCGGAGAATTTCGCAAAAAAGCATTACCAGAAAAAACTGTCGACCGAGTGTTACGAGGAGAAACTTATCACGGGATTGATGAGTTTAATACAGGGATTTTCATCACAGGATTTTTTGATAATGACATCCAAAATACAATCGGCGTGCCAGTTAAAGTAGATGGGGAAACAGAGGCGCTATTTATTCGCCAAGATCCTGAACAGCAATTTGGGGAATTACGTATCTTTTTTGCAATGATTCTTGTTTTTACTTCGATTATCAGTATTTTACTTGTGCTTATTAGTGGCCGTTACATCGTTAATCCAATCGTAAAATTAACAAATGCCACTAAGCAAATTCGTAAGGGGAATTATGATGTAGCGCTAGAAGTGAAGCGAAAAGATGAAATTGGTCAGTTGGCAGATTCTTTTGCCAAGATGACCGGAGAACTCGAAAAATCGGAAGCGGCTCGTCAAGAATTTGTCGCCAACGTCTCACATGAATTACAATCACCACTTACATCTATGCAAGGATTTGCAACACTTTTAGCTTCAGACACATTAACAGAAAAAGAACGAGCGGAATATTTAGCTGTTTTATCAGAAGAAACCACACGTTTATCTTCTTTAACCAAACAATTACTGACACTCGCTTCATTAGACCAAGAGGCAGAACTACGCAAAAAAGACCAGGTTCAGTTAGAAGTCCAGTGGCGCCAACTGTTACAAACAACCGAATGGAGCTGGCGCGCGAAAGAAATAACGATTAATTTAGAATTGGATAAGGTGAATTGTACTGGGGATGCGGAACTACTCTATCAAGTCTGGTCCAATTTATTAACGAATGCGATTAAATTCACCCCTACTAGCGGGACGATTAATATTCGACTTTATCAAGATGCTAGTCATGCATTTGTGGAAGTGGAAGATAGTGGCATCGGAATAAGTGAAGCTGATATTGATAAGATATTTCAGCGATTTTATAAAGCGAATCACAGCCGCACGAGAGAAGAAGGTTCTAGCGGTTTAGGTTTATCAATTTGTAAAAAAATTATCCACTTGCACCACGGAGAAATATTTGTCGAAAGTAAGTCAGAAAAAGGAACCAAATTCACCATCAAACTCCCTAAAAATTAA